A genomic region of Streptomyces sp. NBC_00237 contains the following coding sequences:
- a CDS encoding Pr6Pr family membrane protein, whose protein sequence is MIAPLPPGVPAAAVVPPRRRPYAAVFRALLCAAAVTGIVIDMTVGDPLQVPIYFTIQSNALLALALGWSAHRAWTGRPPLSPRITGGTFLFIAITGLVYHLILANDSSGFSMTGDALSGWRALSNQLLHTVTPIGAALDWFLLTAPGGLLFRYAAQWLLYPAAYFAFALIRGALLSPDAAARYPYPFLDVTAHGYAGIAMNALVLGLAFYALAIGLVALDRVRPDLRRHGNRISPERAGGLK, encoded by the coding sequence ATGATCGCCCCGCTCCCCCCGGGCGTGCCCGCAGCAGCCGTCGTGCCGCCCCGCCGCCGCCCGTACGCAGCCGTCTTCCGCGCCCTGCTCTGCGCGGCCGCCGTCACCGGCATCGTGATCGACATGACCGTCGGCGACCCGCTCCAGGTCCCGATCTACTTCACGATCCAGTCGAACGCCCTGCTCGCGCTGGCCCTCGGCTGGTCCGCGCACCGCGCCTGGACCGGCCGCCCGCCCCTCTCCCCCCGCATCACCGGCGGAACGTTCCTCTTCATCGCCATCACCGGCCTCGTCTACCACCTGATCCTGGCCAACGACTCCAGCGGCTTCTCCATGACCGGAGACGCCCTCAGCGGCTGGCGCGCCCTCTCCAACCAGCTCCTGCACACCGTCACACCGATCGGTGCGGCCCTGGACTGGTTCCTGCTGACCGCCCCCGGCGGCCTCCTCTTCCGGTACGCCGCCCAGTGGCTGCTCTACCCGGCCGCCTACTTCGCCTTCGCCCTGATCCGCGGCGCGCTCCTGTCTCCCGACGCCGCGGCCCGCTACCCGTACCCCTTCCTGGACGTCACCGCCCACGGCTACGCGGGCATCGCCATGAACGCCCTGGTCCTCGGCCTGGCCTTCTACGCTCTGGCCATCGGCCTGGTCGCCCTGGACCGAGTGCGCCCCGACCTGCGACGCCACGGAAACCGGATTTCGCCTGAGCGCGCGGGTGGGCTAAAGTAA